Proteins encoded in a region of the Buteo buteo chromosome 11, bButBut1.hap1.1, whole genome shotgun sequence genome:
- the CASQ1 gene encoding calsequestrin-1, producing MCLCVPGCVRLSPPGEAERGCVCPCPPPRGRVFLCPPPRLGGRVSPSPLGPGRGCVSVPCAGAVSPSRALSVCLSIPGRKGIIRLSPRLCLSVPIWLLSSPGAGWLSPGLSVRLSVPWLCVYPCSSVSPSVRGSHPHLSLCPSLSAGLYLPVCPWVPSTHPSVPIRVSVPVRGSAWRAMGVWGWVLALLVLGAGAPGGAGDGLDFPTYDGLDRVLPVTLKNYKAMLKRFPVLALLHHRPSQGDRAAQRHSEMEELILELAAQVLEDKGVGFGLVDSEKDAAVAKKLGMTEEDSIYVFKEDEVIEYDGELAADTLVEFLLDVLEDPVEFIEGDHELQAFENIEDDPKLIGYFKNKDSEHFKAFEEAAEEFHPYIPFFATFDSKAAKKLTLKLNEIDFYEPFMEEPLTIPDRPNSKEEIMAFVEEHKRATLRKLKPESMYETWEDDMDGIHIVAFAEEDDPDGFEFLEILKDVARDNTDNPDLSILWIDPEDFPLLIPYWEKTFNIDLSHPQIGVVNVTDADSVWLEMADEDDLPSPAELEEWIEDVLAGEINTEDDDEEDDDDDDDDDDDD from the exons atgtgtctgtgtgtccccGGCTGTGTCCGTCTGTCCCCTCCTGGCGAGGCCGAAAGGGGCTGTGtctgtccgtgtcccccccccaggggccGAGTCtttctgtgtccccccccccgcctcgggGGCCGTGTCTCTCCGTCCCCtctggggccaggcaggggctgcgTGTCCGtcccctgtgctggggctgttAGTCCCAGCCGggctctgtctgtctgtctttccatCCCCGGACGCAAAGGCATCATCCGTCTGTCCCCAAggctctgtctgtctgtccccatCTGGCTGTTGTCCAGCCcaggggctggctggctgtCCCCGGGACTGTCTGTCCGTCTCTCCGTTCCCTGGCTGTGTGTCTATCCCTGCTCATCTGTGAGTCCATCTGTCCGTGGGTCCCATCCCCATCTGTCCCTCTGTCCGTCCCTCTCTGCAGGTCTGTATCTGCCTGTCTGTCCGTGGGTCCCATCCACCCACCCGTCTGTCCCCATCCGTGTGTCCGTCCCCGTCCGGGGGTCTGCCTGGCGGGCAATGGGGGTCTGGGGATgggtgctggcactgctggtgctgggggccggggccccggggggggcaggggacgGCCTGGACTTCCCCACATACGACGGGCTGGACCGGGTGCTGCCCGTCACCCTGAAGAACTACAAGGCGATGCTGAAGCGGTTCCCGGTGCTGGCCCTGCTCCACCACCGCCCCAGCCAGGGTGACCGGGCGGCCCAGCGCCACAGCGAGATGGAGGAGCTCATCTTGGAG CTGGCAGCCCAGGTGCTGGAGGACAAGGGAGTGGGCTTCGGCCTCGTCGACTCTGAGAAAGACGCAGCTGTGGCCAAAAAGCTGG gcatgACAGAGGAGGACAGCATCTACGTGTTCAAGGAGGATGAGGTGATTGAGTATGAcggggagctggcagcagacACGCTGGTGGAGTTCCTGCTGGAT GTGCTGGAAGACCCGGTGGAGTTCATTGAGGGTGACCATGAGCTCCAGGCCTTCGAGAACATCGAGGATGACCCCAAACTCATCGGCTACTTCAAGAACAAGGACTCAGAGC ACTTCAAGGCCTTTGAGGAGGCGGCTGAGGAATTTCACCCCTACATCCCCTTCTTCGCCACCTTTGACAGCAAG GCGGCCAAGAAGCTCACCCTGAAGCTGAACGAGATCGACTTCTACGAGCCCTTCATGGAGGAGCCGCTGACCATCCCTGACCGGCCCAACAGCAAGGAGGAGATCATGGCCTTTGTGGAGGAGCACAAGCG GGCCACTCTGCGGAAACTCAAACCCGAGAGCATGTATGAGACCTGG GAGGATGACATGGACGGGATCCACATCGTGGCCTTCGCAGAGGAGGATGATCCAG ATGGGTTCGAGTTCCTGGAGATCCTGAAGGATGTGGCCCGGGACAACACGGACAACCCTGACCTCAGCATCCTCTGGATCGACCCTGAGGATTTCCCGCTG CTCATCCCTTACTGGGAGAAAACCTTCAACATTGACCTGTCCCATCCCCAGATTGGGGTGGTCAACGTCACCGAC GCCGACAGCGTGTGGCTGGAGATGGCGGACGAGGACGACCTGCCCAGCCCGGCAGAGCTGGAGGAGTGGATCGAGGACGTGCTGGCAGGCGAGATCAACACCGAGGACGACGACGAGGAGGATGATgacgatgatgatgatgacgacGATGACGACTAG
- the LOC142036907 gene encoding sodium/potassium-transporting ATPase subunit alpha-2 isoform X1, which produces MMPVATVTPMLAVTSMPMAGREYSPAATTSENGGGKRKQKEKELDELKKEVNLDDHKLSLDELGRKYQVDLSRGLTNSRAAEILVQDGPNALTPPPTTPEWVKFCRQLFGGFSILLWIGAILCFLAYGIQAAMEDEPSNDNLYLGVVLAAVVIVTGCFSYYQEAKSSKIMDSFKNMVPQQALVIREGEKIQINAENVVVGDLVEVKGGDRVPADMRIISSHGCKVDNSSLTGESEPQTRSPEFTHENPLETRNICFFSTNCVEGTARGIVISTGDRTVMGRIASLASGLEVGRTPIAMEIEHFIRLITGVAVFLGLSFFILSLILGYTWLEAVIFLIGIIVANVPEGLLATVTVCLTLTAKRMARKNCLVKNLEAVETLGSTSTICSDKTGTLTQNRMTVAHMWFDNQIHEADTTEDQSGATFDKRSPTWAALARIAGLCNRAVFKPGQENISISKRDTAGDASESALLKCIQLSCGSVKKMRDKNPKVTEIPFNSTNKYQLSIHEREEDPQGYLLVMKGAPERILDRCSRILLQGQEVPLDQEMREAFQNAYLELGGLGERVLGFCHLYLPPDKFPRGFRFDADEVNFPTSNLCFVGLMSMIDPPRAAVPDAVGKCRSAGIKVIMVTGDHPITAKAIAKGVGIISEGNETVEDIAARLNIPVSQVNPREAKACVVHGSDLKDMTSEQLDEILKNHTEIVFARTSPQQKLIIVEGCQRQGAIVAVTGDGVNDSPALKKADIGIAMGIAGSDVSKQAADMILLDDNFASIVTGVEEGRLIFDNLKKSIAYTLTSNIPEITPFLLFIIANIPLPLGTVTILCIDLGTDMVPAISLAYEAAESDIMKRQPRNPRTDKLVNERLISMAYGQIGMIQALGGFFTYFVILAENGFLPGTLVGIRLAWDDRSTNDLEDSYGQEWTYEQRKVVEFTCHTAFFASIVVVQWADLIICKTRRNSVFQQGMKNKILIFGLLEETALAAFLSYCPGMGVALRMYPLKVTWWFCAFPYSLLIFAYDEVRKLILRRYPGGWVEKETYY; this is translated from the exons ATGATGCCTGTGGCCACGGTGACCCCCATGCTGGCGGTGACATCCATGCCCATG GCCGGCCGGGAGTACTCGCCTGCTGCCACCACCTCCGAAAATGGGGGCGgcaagaggaagcagaaggagaaggagctggatgaGCTGAAGAAGGAGGTCAACTTG GATGACCACAAGCTGTCCCTGGATGAGCTGGGCAGGAAGTACCAGGTGGACCTGTCCCGG GGCCTGACCAACTCGCGGGCAGCTGAGATCCTGGTGCAGGACGGCCCCAACGCCCTGacgcccccccccaccacccccgaGTGGGTCAAGTTCTGCCGGCAGCTCTTCGGGGGCTTCTCCATCCTCCTCTGGATCGGGGCCATCCTCTGCTTCCTGGCTTACGGCATCCAGGCTGCCATGGAGGATGAGCCCTCCAATGACAAT CTGTACCTGGGGGTGGTGCTGGCCGCCGTTGTCATCGTCACCGGCTGCTTCTCCTACTACCAAGAGGCCAAAAGCTCCAAGATCATGGACTCCTTCAAGAACATGGTGCCCCAG CAAGCGCTGGTGATCCGCGAGGGTGAGAAGATCCAGATCAACGCAGAGAACGTGGTGGTGGGCGACCTGGTGGAGGTGAAGGGGGGGGACCGGGTGCCTGCTGACATGCGCATCATCTCCTCCCACGGCTGCAAG GTGGACAACTCATCACTGACGGGGGAGTCGGAGCCGCAGACGCGCTCACCTGAGTTCACCCACGAGAACCCACTGGAGACCCGCAACATCTGCTTCTTCTCCACCAACTGCGTGGAAG GCACCGCTCGCGGCATCGTCATCTCGACGGGGGACCGGACGGTGATGGGGCGAATCGCCTCGCTGGCCTCGGGGCTGGAGGTGGGGCGCACGCCCATCGCCATGGAAATCGAGCATTTCATCCGCCTCATTACTGGCGTCGCCGTCTTCCTCGGCCTCTCCTTCTTCATCCTCTCCCTCATCCTGGGCTACACCTGGCTGGAGGCCGTCATCTTCCTCATCGGCATCATCGTGGCCAACGTTCCTGAGGGGCTGCTGGCCACCGTCACC GTGTGCCTGACGCTGACGGCCAAGAGGATGGCACGCAAGAACTGTCTGGTGAAGAACCTGGAGGCAGTGGAGACGCTGGGCTCCACCTCCACCATCTGCTCCGACAAGACGGGGACCCTCACCCAGAATCGCATGACCGTTGCCCACATGTGGTTCGACAACCAGATCCATGAAGCCGACACCACCGAGGACCAGTCCG GTGCCACATTCGACAAGCGCTCGCCCACCTGGGCAGCACTGGCCCGCATCGCTGGGCTCTGCAACCGTGCCGTCTTCAAGCCGGGCCAGGAAAACATCTCCATTTCCAAG CGGGACACAGCGGGTGACGCCTCGGAGTCGGCGCTGCTGAAGTGCATCCAGCTCTCCTGTGGCTCCGTCAAAAAGATGCGGGACAAGAACCCCAAAGTCACCGAGATCCCCTTCAACTCCACCAACAAGTACCAG CTCTCCATCCACGAGCGGGAGGAGGACCCCCAGGGGTACCTGCTGGTGATGAAGGGGGCCCCCGAGCGCATCCTGGACCGCTGCTCCCGCAtcctgctgcagggccaggaggTGCCGCTGGACCAGGAGATGCGGGAGGCCTTCCAGAACGCCTacttggagctgggggggctgggggaacgCGTCCTGG GTTTCTGTCACCTCTACCTGCCCCCGGACAAGTTCCCCCGCGGGTTCAGGTTTGACGCCGACGAGGTCAACTTCCCCACCAGCAACCTCTGCTTCGTGGGGCTGATGTCCATGATTGacccgccccgcgccgccgtcCCCGACGCCGTTGGCAAGTGCCGCAGCGCTGGCATCAAG GTGATCATGGTGACCGGGGACCACCCCATCACAGCCAAGGCCATTGCCAAGGGGGTGGGCATCATCTCGGAGGGCAACGAGACGGTGGAGGACATCGCCGCCCGTCTCAACATCCCCGTCAGCCAGGTCAACCCCCG GGAGGCGAAGGCTTGTGTGGTACACGGCTCCGACCTGAAGGACATGACCTCGGAGCAGCTGGACGAGATCCTCAAGAACCACACCGAGATCGTCTTCGCCCGCACGTCCCCCCAGCAGAAGCTCATCATCGTGGAGGGCTGCCAGCGCCAG GGTGCCATAGTGGCAGTGACAGGGGACGGGGTGAACGACTCCCCGGCACTGAAGAAGGCTGACATCGGCATCGCGATGGGTATCGCTGGCTCCGATGTCTCCAAGCAGGCGGCCGACATGATCCTCCTCGATGACAACTTCGCCTCCATTGTCACTGGCGTGGAGGAAG GGCGCCTGATCTTTGACAACCTGAAGAAGTCCATTGCCTACACCCTGACCAGCAACATCCCCGAGAtcacccccttcctcctcttcatcatcgCCAACATCCCCCTGCCCCTGGGCACTGTCACCATCCTCTGCATTGACCTGGGCACTGACAtg GTCCCCGCCATCTCCCTGGCATATGAGGCAGCAGAGAGTGACATCATGAAGCGCCAGCCCAGGAACCCCCGAACAGACAAGCTGGTGAACGAGCGGCTCATCAGCATGGCCTACGGGCAGATCG GGATGATCCAGGCACTGGGCGGTTTCTTCACCTACTTCGTGATCCTGGCTGAGAACGGCTTCCTGCCTGGCACACTGGTGGGCATCCGCCTGGCCTGGGATGACCGCTCCACCAATGACCTCGAGGACTCCTACGGCCAGGAGTGG acctaTGAGCAGCGCAAGGTGGTGGAGTTCACCTGCCACACCGCCTTCTTCGCCAGCATCGTGGTGGTGCAATGGGCCGACCTCATCATCTGCAAGACTCGCCGCAACTCTGTCTTCCAGCAAGGCATGAA GAACAAGATCCTGATCTTCGGGCTGCTAGAAGAAACGGCGCTGGCAGCATTTCTCTCCTACTGCCCCGGCATGGGGGTGGCCCTGCGCATGTACCCCCTCAa GGTTACCTGGTGGTTCTGCGCCTTCCCCTACAGCCTCCTCATCTTCGCCTACGACGAAGTGCGCAAGCTCATCCTGCGCCGCTACCCCGGCG GCTGGGTGGAGAAGGAGACCTACTACTAG
- the LOC142036907 gene encoding sodium/potassium-transporting ATPase subunit alpha-2 isoform X2, with product MGRGAGREYSPAATTSENGGGKRKQKEKELDELKKEVNLDDHKLSLDELGRKYQVDLSRGLTNSRAAEILVQDGPNALTPPPTTPEWVKFCRQLFGGFSILLWIGAILCFLAYGIQAAMEDEPSNDNLYLGVVLAAVVIVTGCFSYYQEAKSSKIMDSFKNMVPQQALVIREGEKIQINAENVVVGDLVEVKGGDRVPADMRIISSHGCKVDNSSLTGESEPQTRSPEFTHENPLETRNICFFSTNCVEGTARGIVISTGDRTVMGRIASLASGLEVGRTPIAMEIEHFIRLITGVAVFLGLSFFILSLILGYTWLEAVIFLIGIIVANVPEGLLATVTVCLTLTAKRMARKNCLVKNLEAVETLGSTSTICSDKTGTLTQNRMTVAHMWFDNQIHEADTTEDQSGATFDKRSPTWAALARIAGLCNRAVFKPGQENISISKRDTAGDASESALLKCIQLSCGSVKKMRDKNPKVTEIPFNSTNKYQLSIHEREEDPQGYLLVMKGAPERILDRCSRILLQGQEVPLDQEMREAFQNAYLELGGLGERVLGFCHLYLPPDKFPRGFRFDADEVNFPTSNLCFVGLMSMIDPPRAAVPDAVGKCRSAGIKVIMVTGDHPITAKAIAKGVGIISEGNETVEDIAARLNIPVSQVNPREAKACVVHGSDLKDMTSEQLDEILKNHTEIVFARTSPQQKLIIVEGCQRQGAIVAVTGDGVNDSPALKKADIGIAMGIAGSDVSKQAADMILLDDNFASIVTGVEEGRLIFDNLKKSIAYTLTSNIPEITPFLLFIIANIPLPLGTVTILCIDLGTDMVPAISLAYEAAESDIMKRQPRNPRTDKLVNERLISMAYGQIGMIQALGGFFTYFVILAENGFLPGTLVGIRLAWDDRSTNDLEDSYGQEWTYEQRKVVEFTCHTAFFASIVVVQWADLIICKTRRNSVFQQGMKNKILIFGLLEETALAAFLSYCPGMGVALRMYPLKVTWWFCAFPYSLLIFAYDEVRKLILRRYPGGWVEKETYY from the exons ATGGGCAGAGGG GCCGGCCGGGAGTACTCGCCTGCTGCCACCACCTCCGAAAATGGGGGCGgcaagaggaagcagaaggagaaggagctggatgaGCTGAAGAAGGAGGTCAACTTG GATGACCACAAGCTGTCCCTGGATGAGCTGGGCAGGAAGTACCAGGTGGACCTGTCCCGG GGCCTGACCAACTCGCGGGCAGCTGAGATCCTGGTGCAGGACGGCCCCAACGCCCTGacgcccccccccaccacccccgaGTGGGTCAAGTTCTGCCGGCAGCTCTTCGGGGGCTTCTCCATCCTCCTCTGGATCGGGGCCATCCTCTGCTTCCTGGCTTACGGCATCCAGGCTGCCATGGAGGATGAGCCCTCCAATGACAAT CTGTACCTGGGGGTGGTGCTGGCCGCCGTTGTCATCGTCACCGGCTGCTTCTCCTACTACCAAGAGGCCAAAAGCTCCAAGATCATGGACTCCTTCAAGAACATGGTGCCCCAG CAAGCGCTGGTGATCCGCGAGGGTGAGAAGATCCAGATCAACGCAGAGAACGTGGTGGTGGGCGACCTGGTGGAGGTGAAGGGGGGGGACCGGGTGCCTGCTGACATGCGCATCATCTCCTCCCACGGCTGCAAG GTGGACAACTCATCACTGACGGGGGAGTCGGAGCCGCAGACGCGCTCACCTGAGTTCACCCACGAGAACCCACTGGAGACCCGCAACATCTGCTTCTTCTCCACCAACTGCGTGGAAG GCACCGCTCGCGGCATCGTCATCTCGACGGGGGACCGGACGGTGATGGGGCGAATCGCCTCGCTGGCCTCGGGGCTGGAGGTGGGGCGCACGCCCATCGCCATGGAAATCGAGCATTTCATCCGCCTCATTACTGGCGTCGCCGTCTTCCTCGGCCTCTCCTTCTTCATCCTCTCCCTCATCCTGGGCTACACCTGGCTGGAGGCCGTCATCTTCCTCATCGGCATCATCGTGGCCAACGTTCCTGAGGGGCTGCTGGCCACCGTCACC GTGTGCCTGACGCTGACGGCCAAGAGGATGGCACGCAAGAACTGTCTGGTGAAGAACCTGGAGGCAGTGGAGACGCTGGGCTCCACCTCCACCATCTGCTCCGACAAGACGGGGACCCTCACCCAGAATCGCATGACCGTTGCCCACATGTGGTTCGACAACCAGATCCATGAAGCCGACACCACCGAGGACCAGTCCG GTGCCACATTCGACAAGCGCTCGCCCACCTGGGCAGCACTGGCCCGCATCGCTGGGCTCTGCAACCGTGCCGTCTTCAAGCCGGGCCAGGAAAACATCTCCATTTCCAAG CGGGACACAGCGGGTGACGCCTCGGAGTCGGCGCTGCTGAAGTGCATCCAGCTCTCCTGTGGCTCCGTCAAAAAGATGCGGGACAAGAACCCCAAAGTCACCGAGATCCCCTTCAACTCCACCAACAAGTACCAG CTCTCCATCCACGAGCGGGAGGAGGACCCCCAGGGGTACCTGCTGGTGATGAAGGGGGCCCCCGAGCGCATCCTGGACCGCTGCTCCCGCAtcctgctgcagggccaggaggTGCCGCTGGACCAGGAGATGCGGGAGGCCTTCCAGAACGCCTacttggagctgggggggctgggggaacgCGTCCTGG GTTTCTGTCACCTCTACCTGCCCCCGGACAAGTTCCCCCGCGGGTTCAGGTTTGACGCCGACGAGGTCAACTTCCCCACCAGCAACCTCTGCTTCGTGGGGCTGATGTCCATGATTGacccgccccgcgccgccgtcCCCGACGCCGTTGGCAAGTGCCGCAGCGCTGGCATCAAG GTGATCATGGTGACCGGGGACCACCCCATCACAGCCAAGGCCATTGCCAAGGGGGTGGGCATCATCTCGGAGGGCAACGAGACGGTGGAGGACATCGCCGCCCGTCTCAACATCCCCGTCAGCCAGGTCAACCCCCG GGAGGCGAAGGCTTGTGTGGTACACGGCTCCGACCTGAAGGACATGACCTCGGAGCAGCTGGACGAGATCCTCAAGAACCACACCGAGATCGTCTTCGCCCGCACGTCCCCCCAGCAGAAGCTCATCATCGTGGAGGGCTGCCAGCGCCAG GGTGCCATAGTGGCAGTGACAGGGGACGGGGTGAACGACTCCCCGGCACTGAAGAAGGCTGACATCGGCATCGCGATGGGTATCGCTGGCTCCGATGTCTCCAAGCAGGCGGCCGACATGATCCTCCTCGATGACAACTTCGCCTCCATTGTCACTGGCGTGGAGGAAG GGCGCCTGATCTTTGACAACCTGAAGAAGTCCATTGCCTACACCCTGACCAGCAACATCCCCGAGAtcacccccttcctcctcttcatcatcgCCAACATCCCCCTGCCCCTGGGCACTGTCACCATCCTCTGCATTGACCTGGGCACTGACAtg GTCCCCGCCATCTCCCTGGCATATGAGGCAGCAGAGAGTGACATCATGAAGCGCCAGCCCAGGAACCCCCGAACAGACAAGCTGGTGAACGAGCGGCTCATCAGCATGGCCTACGGGCAGATCG GGATGATCCAGGCACTGGGCGGTTTCTTCACCTACTTCGTGATCCTGGCTGAGAACGGCTTCCTGCCTGGCACACTGGTGGGCATCCGCCTGGCCTGGGATGACCGCTCCACCAATGACCTCGAGGACTCCTACGGCCAGGAGTGG acctaTGAGCAGCGCAAGGTGGTGGAGTTCACCTGCCACACCGCCTTCTTCGCCAGCATCGTGGTGGTGCAATGGGCCGACCTCATCATCTGCAAGACTCGCCGCAACTCTGTCTTCCAGCAAGGCATGAA GAACAAGATCCTGATCTTCGGGCTGCTAGAAGAAACGGCGCTGGCAGCATTTCTCTCCTACTGCCCCGGCATGGGGGTGGCCCTGCGCATGTACCCCCTCAa GGTTACCTGGTGGTTCTGCGCCTTCCCCTACAGCCTCCTCATCTTCGCCTACGACGAAGTGCGCAAGCTCATCCTGCGCCGCTACCCCGGCG GCTGGGTGGAGAAGGAGACCTACTACTAG